One window of the Rosa rugosa chromosome 3, drRosRugo1.1, whole genome shotgun sequence genome contains the following:
- the LOC133735316 gene encoding glutamate receptor 2.7-like: MIKNKNHTFLFSWIFLAMINAQNTTIPVNVGVVLDFDSGAGKTAKVYLSCMEMALSDIYASHPYFKTRIVLNTRNSKQTVVGAAAAALDLIKNAEVLAILGPETSTQASFIVNLGDEAHVPILSFSASAPYLTSLRSPYFFRITQTDSYQVKAISSIVQNFGWRQVVPIYVDNMYGEGIIPFLIDALQDVDAHVPYRSVISPSATGDQIIKELYKLMTMQTRVFIVHMNSNLCSKLFSKAKEIGMMSKGYVWILTDGISNRLNSMNSSVIASMEGVLGIQTFIPRTTELEKFELRWKGQFQQDNPTIIDVQLDVYALQAYDAAFALAMSIENVGISTSSEIHKDTSFNSTDLDTYKVSENGPKLAEALSITRFKGIAGDFKLVEGQLQSSTFTIVNIKSEGEKPVAFWTPENQMVKQLNDSTNTSILSTNSKSNLGPIKWPGNPLSVPRGWEIPTNGKKLIIGVPVKIDFTEFVKISKDPKTGTMDVTGFCIDVFHAALKVLPYALPYEFTPFSNPDGTSAGNYNDLVYQVHLGKFDAVVGDTTIRANRSLYVDFTMPYTESGVVMVVPIIDRTSKNAWVFLKPLTWDLWLTTFCFFLFTGFVVWVLEHRINEDFRGPPSHQFGTSVWFSFSTMVFSHKENVISNLARFVMIIWVFVVLILTQSYTANLASLLTVQQLKPTVVDIKDLLRKGDNVGYAKNAYVYGVLLKVGFKDSNLKDFRTMEALDEALSKGSANGGIAAFVDETPTMKLFLAKYCSKYTMIGPIFKTEGFGFVFPKRSPLVHDVSQAILAVTEGEQMMSIESKWFKKESNCQSSSQLGSSNSLGLDSFWGLFLIAGVASIFALIIFLASFLYENGHLLIDSDSEASTSERIGVLFKIFNQKDLNSRTFKSSQPRDRITDARDEVNISPSNNWPESPFSYNNHSDGNSEQHIPPPGQATLESVPRHGFL, from the exons ATGATCAAGAATAAAAATCATACCTTTCTCTTCTCATGGATATTTCTGGCCATGATTAATGCACAAAATACAACAATCCCAGTGAACGTTGGTGTTGTTCTTGACTTTGATTCAGGGGCCGGGAAGACTGCAAAGGTGTACTTGAGTTGCATGGAAATGGCCCTCTCAGATATTTATGCGTCTCATCCTTACTTCAAGACGAGGATAGTATTGAACACAAGGAACTCCAAACAAACTGTTGTTGGTGCAGCTGCGgcag CTCTGGATCTGATAAAGAATGCAGAAGTTCTAGCAATATTAGGGCCTGAAACATCAACGCAGGCGAGCTTCATTGTTAATTTGGGAGACGAAGCTCATGTGCCCATTTTATCATTTTCTGCATCAGCACCTTATCTTACTTCGCTCCGGAGCCCTTACTTTTTCAGAATTACTCAAACCGACTCATACCAAGTGAAAGCCATTAGTAGCATTGTTCAAAATTTTGGATGGAGACAAGTTGTACCAATCTACGTCGACAATATGTATGGGGAGGGAATCATACCTTTTCTCATTGATGCCTTGCAAGATGTTGATGCTCATGTCCCTTACCGTAGTGTCATTTCCCCATCAGCAACTGGTGACCAGATTATAAAAGAGCTTTACAAATTAATGACAATGCAAACTAGAGTATTCATCGTGCATATGAATTCCAATCTTTGCTCTAAGCTGTTTTCCAAGGCAAAAGAGATAGGAATGATGAGTAAAGGATATGTTTGGATATTGACCGATGGGATTTCTAATCGTTTAAATTCGATGAATTCTTCAGTCATAGCTTCCATGGAAGGTGTGTTAGGTATCCAAACATTCATCCCGAGAACAACAGAACTTGAAAAATTCGAGCTCCGGTGGAAAGGACAATTCCAACAAGACAACCCAACCATTATAGATGTTCAATTGGATGTTTATGCACTTCAGGCTTATGATGCTGCTTTTGCATTAGCCATGTCAATTGAAAATGTTGGGATCAGTACAAGCTCTGAAATCCACAAGGATACTTCCTTCAACTCAACTGACCTTGATACTTATAAGGTCTCTGAAAATGGTCCTAAACTTGCTGAAGCATTATCAATTACTAGATTCAAAGGCATAGCTGGAGACTTCAAGCTTGTAGAAGGGCAACTTCAGTCATCAACTTTTACAATTGTTAATATAAAAAGTGAGGGAGAAAAACCAGTTGCATTTTGGACTCCGGAAAATCAAATGGTGAAACAGTTGAATGACTCAACAAACACAAGCATCCTTTCAACTAATTCCAAGAGCAATCTTGGACCAATTAAATGGCCTGGAAATCCTCTCTCTGTTCCAAGGGGATGGGAGATACCAACAAATGGCAAGAAGTTGATAATAGGAGTTCCTGTCAAGATTGATTTTACTGAATTTGTTAAGATCTCAAAAGATCCAAAGACCGGCACAATGGATGTCACTGGGTTCTGTATTGATGTCTTTCATGCTGCATTGAAAGTATTACCTTATGCTCTTCCTTATGAGTTCACTCCCTTCTCAAACCCTGATGGCACCAGTGCTGGCAATTATAATGATTTGGTCTATCAAGTACATCTTGGG AAGTTTGATGCCGTCGTCGGAGATACAACAATTAGAGCAAATAGGTCCTTGTATGTGGACTTTACAATGCCATACACAGAATCTGGTGTTGTAATGGTGGTGCCAATCATAGACAGAACGAGCAAGAATGCATGGGTTTTCTTAAagccattgacttgggacttgTGGCTTACAACTTTTTGTTTCTTCCTCTTTACTGGTTTTGTTGTTTGGGTTCTTGAACATCGAATTAATGAAGATTTTCGTGGTCCTCCTTCACATCAATTTGGGACTAGTGTCTGGTTTTCCTTCTCAACGATGGTTTTCTCACACA AAGAGAATGTGATTAGCAACTTAGCTAGATTCGTGATGATTATATGGGTATTCGTTGTCCTAATATTGACACAAAGTTATACAGCTAATCTAGCATCGCTATTAACTGTCCAACAACTTAAGCCAACCGTTGTTGATATTAAGGATCTATTAAGGAAGGGGGATAATGTCGGGTACGCTAAGAATGCTTATGTTTATGGAGTACTCTTGAAAGTAGGTTTCAAAGATTCAAATCTTAAAGATTTTAGAACTATGGAAGCACTTGATGAAGCTCTTTCAAAAGGGAGTGCAAATGGTGGTATTGCTGCTTTTGTTGATGAAACCCCAACTATGAAGCTTTTTCTTGCAAAGTATTGTTCTAAATATACCATGATTGGACCCATCTTTAAAACTGAAGGGTTTGGTTTT GTGTTTCCAAAGCGTTCCCCTCTTGTACATGATGTTTCACAAGCAATCCTAGCCGTAACTGAAGGAGAGCAGATGATGAGCATTGAATCAAAATGGTTCAAGAAAGAAAGCAATTGTCAAAGCTCCAGCCAACTGGGTTCTAGCAATAGTCTTGGACTCGATAGCTTTTGGGGGTTATTCCTCATTGCTGGAGTGGCTTCAATATTCGCTCTCATCATATTTTTAGCTTCATTTCTTTACGAGAATGGACACCTATTGATAGATTCTGATTCAGAAGCTTCGACATCAGAAAGGATTGGGGTcttgttcaaaattttcaatcagAAAGACCTAAATTCTCGTACATTTAAGAGCAGTCAACCGAGAGATCGTATCACTGATGCTAGAGATGAAGTAAACATCTCACCAAGTAACAACTGGCCAGAAAGTCCATTTAGCTACAACAATCACAGTGATGGCAATTCAGAGCAACACATACCACCTCCAGGTCAAGCAACTTTAGAATCAGTTCCAAGGCATGGATTCCTATGA
- the LOC133739808 gene encoding glutamate receptor 2.8-like yields MINKNLANLTLVVFICFFFVSSRIGLAMLGNETIPVNVGVVLDDLHSMEGKAWLSCIKMALSDFYASHSHYKTRLVLNVRDSNQNVVGAAAAALDLIKNAEVQAILGPVTSMQANFVINLGDQAHVPIISFSATSPSLTSLRSSYFFRFTQNDSSQVNTISAIVKGFGWRQVVLVYIDNDFGEGVMSHITDALQEVDAFVPYRSAISPSATDNQILEELYKLMTMQTRVFIVHMTSDLSSRLFAKAKELGMMSEGYAWLTTNEIPNSLKSMKSSVIHSMRGLLGVQTYVPITSELDEFNKRWKQQFQKENPAIIDADYEVFGLWAYDATVALAMAVEDVGITNSGFKNSNASFNSTDLDTLKVSQYGPKLAQALSSTRFNGLAGDVSLIDGQLQSSTFTIVNINGDVARGVGFWTLQSGIKKTLGQSSANCSTLNCNLGPIIWPGDSFSVPKGWEIPTNGKKLRIGVPMKDGFTEFVKVTKDPSTNRTDITGFSIDVFKAAVELLPYALPYELIPFAKPDGTSAGTYNDLVYQVFLETFDAVVGDTTIRANRSLYVDFSMPYTESGIVMVVPIVDTRSKNAWAFLKPLTWDLWLTISCFLVFIGFVVWVLEHRINDDFRGPPLHQVGTSIWFSFSTMVFAQREKVVSNLARFVMIIWVFVMLILTQSYTASLASLLTVQQLHPIVTDIKDLLRNGDTVGYAENTYVYNVLREVGFDDSKLKEFKSTEDLDALLSKGSANGGIAAAIDETPNMKVFLGKYCSKYTMIGPIFKTDGFAFVFPKRSPLVPDISHAVLSVTEGEKILDFENKWFKKDSNCEDLSAPKVSSYSLGLESFWGLFLVAGVASIIALVIFFASFTYRHRHILVHPDSRASTWGRIRVMFKIFNEKDLDCHTFKSSPPHDSVKASPNNFPESPLSYTTNQTDRNVVFFGEQQTPSTSQASPEVNFEELSFAFPEA; encoded by the exons ATGATCAACAAGAACCTCGCAAATCTTACTCTTgttgttttcatttgtttcttctttgtttcatcAAGAATTGGCTTGGCCATGTTAGGAAATGAAACCATCCCCGTCAATGTGGGGGTTGTTCTTGATGATCTTCATTCAATGGAGGGGAAGGCTTGGTTGAGCTGTATCAAAATGGCCCTTTCAGATTTCTATGCTTCTCATTCTCACTACAAGACTAGGCTGGTTTTGAACGTTAGGGACTCCAATCAAAACGTTGTAGGGGCAGCTGCTGCAG CTCTGGATCTTATAAAAAATGCAGAAGTGCAAGCAATATTAGGGCCAGTGACATCAATGCAGGCAAACTTTGTTATCAACCTGGGAGACCAAGCTCATGTACCTATTATATCATTTTCTGCAACAAGCCCTTCTCTCACTTCTCTCCGGAGCTCCTACTTTTTCCGATTTACACAAAATGACTCATCTCAAGTGAACACCATAAGTGCTATTGTAAAAGGTTTTGGATGGAGACAAGTTGTGCTTGTCTATATAGACAATGATTTTGGGGAGGGAGTCATGTCACATATAACTGATGCTCTACAAGAGGTTGATGCTTTTGTCCCCTACCGGAGTGCCATTTCCCCATCAGCCACAGATAATCAAATTCTTGAAGAACTTTACAAGTTGATGACCATGCAAACTAGAGTCTTCATAGTCCACATGACTTCTGATCTATCTTCTAGGCTGTTTGCCAAAGCTAAAGAGCTTGGAATGATGAGCGAAGGATATGCTTGGCTAACCACTAATGAGATACCAAACAGTTTAAAGTCGATGAAATCTTCAGTAATCCATTCGATGCGTGGTTTACTGGGTGTACAAACTTACGTTCCAATAACAAGTGAGCTCGATGAATTCAACAAAAGATGGAAACAACAATTTCAAAAAGAGAATCCAGCCATCATTGATGCTGATTATGAAGTTTTTGGATTATGGGCTTATGATGCTACAGTTGCACTAGCAATGGCAGTTGAAGACGTTGGGATTACAAACTCTGGCTTCAAAAACTCAAATGCTTCCTTCAACTCAACAGATCTTGATACTCTTAAGGTATCTCAATATGGTCCAAAACTTGCTCAAGCATTGTCAAGTACTAGATTCAACGGCTTAGCTGGAGACGTTAGCCTCATTGACGGGCAGCTTCAATCATCCACTTTTACAATAGTCAATATAAATGGGGATGTAGCAAGAGGAGTTGGATTTTGGACATTACAAAGTGGAATCAAGAAAACATTGGGTCAATCCTCCGCAAACTGTTCAACATTGAATTGCAATCTTGGCCCAATTATATGGCCGGGAGATTCCTTCTCTGTTCCCAAGGGATGGGAGATTCCGACAAATGGCAAGAAGTTGAGAATAGGAGTTCCAATGAAGGATGGCTTTACTGAGTTTGTTAAGGTAACCAAAGATCCAAGTACCAACAGAACAGATATCACTGGGTTTAGTATCGACGTGTTTAAGGCTGCGGTGGAATTGCTACCATATGCTCTTCCTTATGAGTTGATTCCATTTGCAAAGCCTGATGGCACCAGTGCAGGCACTTACAATGATTTAGTCTATCAAGTGTTTCTTGAG ACATTTGATGCTGTGGTGGGGGATACAACAATCCGAGCAAATAGGTCCTTGTATGTGGACTTTTCAATGCCGTATACGGAATCTGGTATTGTGATGGTTGTGCCAATAGTAGACACTAGAAGTAAAAATGCATGGGCTTTCTTGAAACCTTTGACATGGGACCTTTGGCTCACGATTTCTTGTTTCTTGGTCTTTATTGGTTTTGTGGTGTGGGTTCTTGAACATCGAATTAATGACGATTTTCGTGGCCCTCCCCTACATCAGGTCGGCACCAGCATCTGGTTCTCTTTCTCCACAATGGTTTTTGCACAGA GGGAGAAAGTGGTTAGTAACTTGGCCAGATTCGTGATGATAATATGGGTATTTGTAATGCTAATCCTGACACAAAGTTACACGGCTAGTTTAGCATCACTATTAACTGTCCAACAACTCCACCCTATTGTTACCGATATAAAGGATCTGTTAAGGAACGGGGATACCGTCGGATATGCAGAGAATACATACGTTTACAATGTCTTGAGAGAAGTAGGTTTTGATGATTCGAAACTTAAGGAGTTTAAATCTACAGAAGATTTGGATGCTCTTCTTTCGAAAGGAAGTGCAAATGGTGGCATTGCTGCTGCAATTGATGAAACACCCAACATGAAGGTTTTTCTTGGAAAATATTGTTCCAAATATACAATGATTGGACCCATCTTTAAAACGGATGGGTTTGCCTTT GTCTTTCCAAAACGCTCCCCTCTTGTACCAGATATTTCGCATGCAGTTCTAAGCGTGACTGAAGGAGAAAAGATACTTGACTTTGAAAATAAATGGTTCAAGAAAGATAGTAACTGTGAAGACTTGAGTGCCCCAAAAGTGTCTAGCTATAGTCTTGGCCTTGAGAGCTTTTGGGGCCTATTCCTCGTTGCCGGAGTGGCTTCAATAATTGCTCTTGTCATTTTTTTTGCTTCATTCACATACAGGCATAGACACATCTTGGTGCACCCTGATTCAAGAGCATCGACATGGGGAAGGATTCGGGTCatgttcaaaattttcaatgaaAAAGATCTCGACTGTCATACATTCAAAAGTAGTCCACCACATGATTCAGTTAAGGCGTCACCAAACAACTTCCCAGAAAGTCCACTTAGCTATACTACAAACCAGACTGATAGGAATGTTGTGTTCTTTGGAGAGCAACAAACACCATCAACGAGTCAAGCGTCTCCTGAAGTAAATTTTGAAGAGCTTTCTTTTGCATTTCCAGAAGCCTAA